From Nicotiana tabacum cultivar K326 chromosome 22, ASM71507v2, whole genome shotgun sequence, one genomic window encodes:
- the LOC107759115 gene encoding uncharacterized protein LOC107759115, with translation MEYLVTKKRSMNFETIKVTHQVSAIVHSMALKLEDPVALTIACTIGSVDFSKALCGLGVSINLMLYLVLKTLGIGKSRPISMRLQIVDRTIKKPLGVVEDVLVRVDKFILPADFVIVDCEVDYEVPIILGRPFLATGKAFCDVEAGKLTFRVDDEQVVFHMCKFMRQPNSSEV, from the coding sequence ATGGAATATCTTGTTACTAAGAAGAGGTCGATGAACTTTGAAACGATCaaggtcactcatcaagtgagtgcaattgtccATTCCATGGCTCTTAAGTTGGAAGATCCCGTCGCTTTAACCATTGCGTGTACTATTGGAAGTGTCGATTTTTCTAAAGCTCTTTGTGGTCTTGGGgtaagtatcaatttgatgctctATTTGGTGCTCAAAACTTTAGGGATTGGGAAATCAAGACCTATATCTATGAGGTTGCAAATAGTTGATCGTACGATAAAAAAACCGTTGGGTGTGGTTGAAGATGTATTGGTCcgagttgataaatttattctccCGGCAgactttgttattgttgattgtgaagttgattatgaagTGCCTATAATTCTTGGGAGGCCTTTCCTTGCTACAGGTAAGGCcttttgtgatgttgaagccggaAAACTCACTTTCCGGGTTGATGATGAACAAGTGGTATTTCATATGTGCAAGTTTATGCGCCAACCAAATAGCAGTGAGGTGTga